From the genome of Penicillium oxalicum strain HP7-1 chromosome VII, whole genome shotgun sequence:
ACCCATCGACTCTTTTCCGCAAAATGGTATGTCGAAGTCTCCTTTCCTTATCCTGGAAGCTTTTTTGGTAGATTGGAAAACTAAGAGATCGTAGGAGAGTCCTCACGAGCATCAACAGGCCGTCCTGCTATCACGCATCATTACGAACGTTGTCAGTGGATCCGACCTCTGCCCGATCATGGGATCAAATCCAATTAAACTAAATTGCAACAGGAAAAACTGAACGAGGCCATCATGGTCATGAACAAAAGCCTACAGGTACATTATCAATGCGACAAGAGGATTCGACATAATTCACTGACAAGCTTATCCAGGAGGTCAACATTCAAAATATGAACGTGGAGCTGGTTGCGCAAATGTTCAAGAATTACCAGTCCAATGTCCTTTTCCATTTAGAAGGTATGTGCTTGATGTTAAATTAGAGCAAGTGGTCGAGGACGATCTTTAGAGAACTA
Proteins encoded in this window:
- a CDS encoding DASH complex subunit dad4 produces the protein MESPHEHQQAVLLSRIITNVEKLNEAIMVMNKSLQEVNIQNMNVELVAQMFKNYQSNVLFHLEATENLTDPS